In Streptomyces sp. NBC_00704, a genomic segment contains:
- a CDS encoding YebC/PmpR family DNA-binding transcriptional regulator, with the protein MSGHSKWATTKHKKAVIDAKRGKLFAKLIKNIEVAARMGGVDLDGNPTLYDAVQKAKKSSVPNKNIDSAIKRGGGLEAGGADYETIMYEGYGPNGVAVLIECLTDNRNRAASDVRVAMTRNGGSMADPGSVSYLFHRKGVVIVPKGELSEDDVLGAVLDAGAEEVNDLGDSFEVLSEATDLVAVRTALQDAGIDYDSADANFVPTMQVELDEDGARKIFRLIDALEDSDDVQNVFANFDVSDEVMEKVDA; encoded by the coding sequence ATGTCCGGCCACTCTAAATGGGCTACGACGAAGCACAAGAAGGCCGTGATCGACGCCAAGCGCGGCAAGCTCTTCGCGAAGCTGATCAAGAACATCGAGGTCGCGGCGCGCATGGGCGGCGTGGACCTGGACGGCAACCCCACGCTGTACGACGCCGTGCAGAAGGCCAAGAAGTCGTCGGTTCCGAACAAGAACATCGACTCCGCGATCAAGCGCGGCGGCGGTCTCGAAGCCGGTGGCGCCGACTACGAGACGATCATGTACGAGGGCTACGGCCCCAACGGCGTGGCCGTCCTCATCGAGTGCCTCACGGACAACCGCAACCGCGCCGCCTCCGACGTGCGCGTCGCCATGACCCGCAACGGCGGCTCCATGGCCGACCCGGGCTCCGTCTCCTACCTCTTCCACCGCAAGGGCGTCGTCATCGTCCCCAAGGGCGAGCTGAGCGAGGACGACGTGCTGGGCGCGGTGCTCGACGCGGGCGCCGAGGAGGTCAACGACCTCGGCGACTCCTTCGAGGTGCTCAGCGAGGCCACCGACCTGGTCGCCGTCCGCACGGCCCTCCAGGACGCCGGCATCGACTACGACTCCGCCGACGCCAACTTCGTCCCGACCATGCAGGTCGAGCTGGACGAGGACGGCGCGCGGAAGATCTTCAGGCTGATCGACGCGCTGGAGGACAGCGACGACGTGCAGAACGTCTTCGCCAACTTCGACGTCAGCGACGAGGTCATGGAGAAGGTCGACGCGTAA
- the pdxT gene encoding pyridoxal 5'-phosphate synthase glutaminase subunit PdxT has protein sequence MSSETPVVGVLALQGDVREHLVALAAADAVARPVRRPEELAEVDGLVLPGGESTTISKLAVLFGVMDPLRARVRDGMPVYGTCAGLILLADKILDPRSGQETVGGIDMIVRRNAFGRQNESFEAAVDVKGVAGAPVDGVFIRAPWVESVGAAAEVLAEHDGHIVAVRQGNALATSFHPELTGDHRVHALFVDMVRAKRAADSL, from the coding sequence ATGAGCAGCGAAACCCCCGTCGTGGGCGTCCTGGCCCTCCAGGGCGACGTCCGGGAGCACCTCGTCGCCCTGGCCGCGGCCGACGCCGTGGCCAGACCGGTGCGGCGCCCCGAGGAACTGGCCGAGGTCGACGGCCTCGTCCTGCCCGGCGGCGAGTCCACGACCATCTCCAAACTGGCCGTCCTCTTCGGCGTGATGGACCCGCTCCGCGCGCGTGTGCGCGACGGCATGCCGGTCTACGGCACCTGCGCGGGCCTGATCCTGCTCGCCGACAAGATCCTCGACCCGCGCTCGGGCCAGGAGACGGTCGGCGGCATCGACATGATCGTGCGGCGCAACGCCTTCGGACGGCAGAACGAGTCCTTCGAGGCGGCGGTGGACGTCAAGGGCGTCGCCGGCGCACCCGTCGACGGCGTGTTCATCCGCGCCCCCTGGGTGGAATCCGTCGGCGCCGCCGCCGAGGTGCTCGCCGAGCACGACGGCCACATCGTCGCGGTCCGTCAGGGGAACGCGCTCGCCACGTCGTTCCACCCGGAACTGACGGGCGACCACCGCGTGCACGCCCTGTTCGTCGACATGGTGCGCGCGAAGCGGGCGGCCGACTCCTTGTAG
- the pdxS gene encoding pyridoxal 5'-phosphate synthase lyase subunit PdxS yields the protein MSSTISENQTPETGTARVKRGMAEQLKGGVIMDVVTPEQAKIAEDAGAVAVMALERVPADIRKDGGVARMSDPDMIEGIIEAVSIPVMAKSRIGHFVEAQVLQSLGVDYIDESEVLTPADEVNHSDKFAFTTPFVCGATNLGEALRRIAEGAAMIRSKGEAGTGNVVEAVRHLRQIKNEIARLRGFDNNELYAAAKDLRAPYELVKEVAELGKLPVVLFSAGGVATPADAALMRQLGAEGVFVGSGIFKSGDPAKRAAAIVKATTFYDDPKIIADASRNLGEAMVGINCDTLPEAERYANRGW from the coding sequence GTGTCCAGCACGATCTCCGAAAACCAGACCCCCGAGACCGGCACCGCGCGCGTGAAGCGCGGCATGGCCGAGCAGCTCAAGGGCGGCGTGATCATGGACGTCGTCACGCCGGAGCAGGCGAAGATCGCCGAGGACGCGGGCGCCGTCGCCGTCATGGCCCTCGAGCGGGTCCCGGCCGACATCCGCAAGGACGGCGGCGTGGCCCGGATGTCCGACCCCGACATGATCGAGGGCATCATCGAGGCCGTCTCGATCCCGGTCATGGCCAAGTCCCGCATCGGCCACTTCGTCGAGGCCCAGGTGCTGCAGTCGCTCGGCGTCGACTACATCGACGAGTCCGAGGTCCTCACCCCGGCCGACGAGGTCAACCACAGCGACAAGTTCGCGTTCACGACGCCGTTCGTCTGCGGCGCCACCAACCTGGGCGAGGCCCTGCGCCGCATCGCCGAGGGCGCCGCCATGATCCGCTCCAAGGGCGAGGCCGGCACCGGCAACGTCGTCGAGGCCGTCCGCCACCTGCGCCAGATCAAGAACGAGATCGCCCGGCTGCGCGGCTTCGACAACAACGAGCTGTACGCCGCCGCCAAGGACCTGCGCGCCCCCTACGAGCTGGTCAAGGAGGTCGCCGAACTCGGCAAGCTCCCCGTCGTGCTGTTCTCCGCGGGCGGTGTCGCCACCCCGGCCGACGCCGCGCTGATGCGCCAGCTCGGCGCCGAGGGCGTCTTCGTCGGCTCCGGCATCTTCAAGTCCGGCGACCCGGCCAAGCGCGCCGCCGCCATCGTGAAGGCCACCACCTTCTACGACGACCCGAAGATCATCGCGGACGCCTCCCGCAACCTCGGCGAGGCCATGGTCGGCATCAACTGCGACACCCTCCCCGAGGCCGAGCGCTACGCCAACCGCGGCTGGTAA
- a CDS encoding glycosyltransferase family 4 protein, translated as MRIGIVCPYSWDVPGGVQFHIRDLAEYFIRLGHEVSVLAPADDDTPLPPYVVSAGRAVPVPYNGSVARLNFGFLSAARVRRWLHDGAFDVVHIHEPTSPSLGLLTCWAASGPIVATFHTSNPRSRAMIAAYSILQAALEKISARIAVSEYARRTLVEHLGGDAVVIPNGVDVDFFARAEPNPAWQGETLGFVGRIDEPRKGLPVLMKALPRIFAERPDARLLIAGRGDEKEAVAGLPRELRARVEFLGMVSDEDKARFLRSVDLYVAPNTGGESFGIILVEAMSAGAPVLASDLDAFAQVLDQGAAGELFANEDADALAGAAVRLLGDPARRAELRERGSAHVRRFDWSTVGADILSVYETVTGGAAAVAAEDDRGPTGLRSRLGLARD; from the coding sequence GTGAGGATCGGCATCGTCTGCCCCTACTCGTGGGACGTGCCCGGCGGCGTCCAGTTCCATATCCGCGACCTCGCCGAGTACTTCATCCGGCTCGGCCACGAGGTGTCCGTCCTGGCCCCCGCCGACGACGACACCCCGCTGCCCCCGTACGTGGTCTCGGCCGGCCGCGCCGTGCCGGTGCCCTACAACGGCTCGGTGGCCCGCCTCAACTTCGGCTTCCTGTCCGCCGCGCGCGTGCGGCGCTGGCTGCACGACGGCGCGTTCGACGTCGTCCACATCCACGAGCCCACATCGCCGTCCCTGGGCCTGCTCACCTGCTGGGCCGCGTCGGGCCCGATCGTGGCCACCTTCCACACGTCCAACCCGCGCTCGCGCGCCATGATCGCCGCCTACTCGATCCTCCAGGCGGCCCTGGAGAAGATCAGCGCGCGGATCGCCGTCAGCGAGTACGCCCGGCGCACCCTGGTGGAGCACCTCGGCGGGGACGCGGTCGTCATCCCCAACGGCGTCGACGTCGACTTCTTCGCCAGGGCCGAGCCCAACCCCGCCTGGCAGGGCGAGACCCTCGGCTTCGTCGGCCGCATCGACGAGCCCCGCAAGGGCCTGCCGGTGCTGATGAAGGCGCTGCCGCGGATCTTCGCCGAACGGCCGGACGCCCGGCTGCTGATCGCCGGCCGCGGCGACGAGAAGGAGGCGGTGGCCGGCCTGCCCCGCGAGCTGCGCGCGCGGGTGGAGTTCCTCGGCATGGTCAGCGACGAGGACAAGGCGCGATTCCTGCGCAGCGTCGACCTCTACGTCGCGCCCAACACCGGCGGCGAGAGCTTCGGCATCATCCTCGTCGAGGCCATGTCGGCCGGCGCCCCCGTGCTCGCCTCCGACCTGGACGCCTTCGCCCAGGTGCTCGACCAGGGCGCGGCGGGCGAGCTGTTCGCCAACGAGGACGCGGACGCCCTGGCCGGGGCGGCGGTGCGCCTGCTGGGCGACCCCGCCCGCCGGGCCGAACTGCGCGAGCGGGGCAGCGCGCACGTACGGCGATTCGACTGGTCGACCGTCGGCGCCGACATCCTCTCGGTGTACGAGACCGTCACGGGCGGCGCGGCGGCGGTCGCGGCGGAGGACGACCGCGGGCCGACCGGCCTGCGCTCCCGGCTCGGCCTGGCACGGGACTGA
- a CDS encoding phosphatidylinositol mannoside acyltransferase, translated as MSARERLADALYGLGWSTVKKLPEPVAVRLGRTVADLAWKRRGKGVRRLESNYARVVPDASPERLAELSRAGMRSYLRYWMESFRLPAWSSARVRGGFAPEGLHHLTDGIASGRGVVLALPHMANWDLAGAWVTTELKTPFTTVAERLKPETLYDRFVAYREGLGMEVLPHTGGAAFGTLARRLREGGLVCLVAERDLSASGVEVDFFGERTRMPAGPALLAQQTGALLLPVTLWYDDSPVMQGRVHPPIETPGSGTRAEKTSVMTQALADAFATGIADHPEDWHMLQRLWLADLEPRPSDGDPA; from the coding sequence GTGAGCGCCCGGGAGCGCCTGGCCGACGCGTTGTACGGTCTCGGCTGGAGCACCGTCAAGAAGCTTCCCGAGCCCGTCGCCGTACGGCTCGGCCGCACCGTCGCCGACCTCGCGTGGAAGCGGCGCGGCAAGGGCGTGCGGCGGCTGGAGAGCAACTACGCGCGCGTGGTGCCGGACGCGAGCCCCGAGCGCCTGGCCGAGCTCTCGCGCGCCGGGATGCGCTCGTACCTGCGGTACTGGATGGAGTCCTTCCGGCTGCCGGCCTGGAGCTCCGCGCGCGTGCGAGGCGGCTTCGCCCCCGAGGGCCTGCACCATCTGACGGACGGCATCGCCTCCGGCCGGGGCGTCGTACTCGCCCTGCCGCACATGGCGAACTGGGACCTGGCCGGCGCCTGGGTCACCACCGAGCTGAAGACGCCGTTCACCACGGTCGCCGAGCGCCTGAAGCCGGAGACGCTGTACGACCGCTTCGTGGCCTACCGGGAGGGCCTCGGCATGGAGGTGCTGCCGCACACCGGCGGCGCCGCGTTCGGCACCCTGGCCCGCCGGCTGCGGGAGGGCGGCCTGGTCTGCCTGGTCGCCGAGCGCGACCTGTCGGCCTCCGGCGTCGAGGTCGACTTCTTCGGGGAACGGACGCGGATGCCGGCGGGTCCCGCCCTGCTCGCCCAGCAGACCGGCGCGCTCCTGCTCCCCGTCACCCTCTGGTACGACGACTCGCCCGTCATGCAGGGCCGCGTGCACCCCCCGATCGAGACGCCCGGGTCAGGCACTCGGGCCGAGAAGACGTCCGTCATGACACAGGCGCTGGCGGACGCCTTCGCCACCGGCATCGCCGACCACCCGGAGGACTGGCACATGCTCCAGCGCTTGTGGCTAGCGGACCTGGAACCCCGCCCCTCGGACGGGGACCCGGCGTGA
- a CDS encoding elongation factor G-like protein EF-G2, whose protein sequence is MGDKANAHPGAAGRATAADRPASVRNVVLVGHCGSGKTTLVEALALTTGAVNRAGRVEDGGTVSDYDDIEHRQQRSVQLSLVPVEWDGIKINLLDTPGYADFVGELRAGLRAADAALFVVSAADGVDGSTRMVWEECAAVGMPRAIVVTHLEAARADFEEMTRICAEAFGGDDPDAVLPLYLPLRGPEGPDGHAPVTGLTGLLSRKLFDYSTGERKESEPGADQLPDLEEARNRLIEGIIAESEDETLMDRYLGGEQIDVGTLVEDLERAVARGTFFPVLAAAPAGEGARQGLGTVELLELVTRGFPTPLEREAPRVMTVGGEPRELKRCDPDGPLVAEVVKTSSDPYVGRVSLVRVFSGTLRPDATVHVSGHGLADRGHEDHDVDERVGALSAPFGKQQRPLTHCIAGDLACVAKLGRAETGDTLSAKDDPLLMEPWQMPDPLLPLAIQAHSKADEDKLSQGLARLVAEDPTMRLEQNQHTHQVVLWCLGEAHSDVALERLRSRYGVQVDVVPHKVSLRETFAAPSAGRGRHVKQSGGHGQYAVCEIEVEPLPGGSGIEFVDKVVGGAVPRQFIPSVEKGVRAQAAKGVVAGHPLVDVRITLLDGKAHSVDSSDAAFQTAGALALREAAADARIHLLEPVAEVSVLVGDDYVGAVMSDLSGRRGRVLGTEQTSGSRTLVRAEVPEIEIGRYAVDLRSLSHGTARFHRAYARHEPMPQQVAERVRQQT, encoded by the coding sequence ATGGGCGACAAGGCGAACGCACACCCCGGAGCCGCCGGCAGGGCCACAGCGGCCGACCGTCCCGCGTCCGTGCGGAACGTGGTGCTGGTCGGCCACTGCGGATCGGGCAAGACGACGCTGGTGGAGGCTCTCGCGCTCACGACGGGAGCGGTGAACCGGGCGGGCCGCGTGGAGGACGGCGGCACCGTCTCCGACTACGACGACATCGAGCACCGGCAGCAGCGCTCGGTACAGCTCTCCCTGGTGCCCGTCGAATGGGACGGCATCAAGATCAACCTGCTCGACACCCCCGGATACGCCGACTTCGTCGGTGAGCTCAGGGCCGGTCTGCGCGCCGCGGACGCGGCCCTCTTCGTCGTCTCGGCGGCGGACGGCGTGGACGGCTCGACCCGCATGGTGTGGGAGGAGTGCGCGGCCGTCGGCATGCCCCGCGCGATCGTCGTCACGCACCTGGAAGCCGCCCGCGCGGACTTCGAGGAGATGACCCGGATCTGCGCGGAGGCCTTCGGCGGCGACGACCCGGACGCCGTGCTGCCCCTGTACCTGCCGCTGCGCGGCCCCGAGGGACCCGACGGCCATGCGCCGGTGACCGGCCTGACCGGGCTGCTGTCGCGGAAGTTGTTCGACTACTCGACGGGCGAACGCAAGGAGTCGGAGCCCGGCGCGGACCAGCTGCCGGACCTCGAGGAGGCCCGCAACCGGCTGATCGAGGGGATCATCGCCGAGAGCGAGGACGAGACCCTCATGGACCGCTATCTCGGCGGCGAGCAGATCGACGTGGGCACGCTGGTCGAGGACCTGGAGCGGGCCGTCGCACGCGGCACGTTCTTCCCCGTCCTGGCCGCCGCCCCGGCCGGCGAGGGAGCCCGCCAGGGCCTCGGCACGGTCGAGCTACTGGAACTGGTGACCAGGGGCTTCCCGACGCCCCTGGAGCGGGAGGCGCCCCGCGTGATGACCGTCGGCGGCGAGCCGCGCGAGCTGAAGCGCTGCGATCCGGACGGCCCCCTCGTCGCGGAGGTCGTGAAGACCTCCTCCGACCCGTACGTCGGCCGGGTCTCGCTGGTGCGCGTCTTCTCCGGCACGCTGCGCCCCGACGCGACCGTCCACGTCTCCGGGCACGGCCTGGCCGACCGCGGCCACGAGGACCATGACGTCGACGAACGCGTGGGCGCCCTGTCCGCGCCGTTCGGCAAGCAGCAGCGGCCCCTGACGCACTGCATCGCGGGCGATCTCGCGTGCGTGGCGAAACTCGGCCGCGCGGAGACCGGCGACACCCTCTCCGCCAAGGACGACCCGCTGCTCATGGAGCCCTGGCAGATGCCCGACCCGCTGCTGCCGCTGGCCATCCAGGCGCACAGCAAGGCCGACGAGGACAAGCTCTCGCAGGGCCTCGCCCGCCTGGTCGCCGAGGATCCGACGATGCGCCTCGAACAGAACCAGCACACCCACCAGGTGGTCCTGTGGTGCCTGGGCGAGGCCCACTCGGACGTCGCCCTGGAGCGGCTGCGCTCCCGGTACGGCGTCCAGGTCGACGTCGTGCCGCACAAGGTGTCCCTGCGGGAGACGTTCGCGGCACCGTCCGCGGGGCGGGGACGGCACGTGAAGCAGTCCGGCGGGCACGGCCAGTACGCCGTCTGCGAGATCGAGGTGGAGCCGCTGCCGGGCGGCTCGGGCATCGAGTTCGTGGACAAGGTCGTGGGCGGCGCGGTGCCGCGCCAGTTCATCCCGTCCGTCGAGAAGGGCGTCCGCGCGCAGGCGGCGAAGGGCGTGGTGGCCGGGCACCCGCTGGTCGACGTCCGGATCACGCTGCTGGACGGCAAGGCGCACTCCGTGGACTCCTCCGACGCCGCGTTCCAGACGGCCGGCGCGCTGGCGCTGCGGGAGGCCGCGGCCGACGCCAGGATCCACCTGCTGGAGCCGGTGGCCGAGGTGTCGGTCCTGGTCGGCGACGACTACGTGGGCGCCGTGATGAGCGATCTGTCGGGACGGCGCGGACGGGTGCTGGGCACCGAGCAGACCAGCGGCAGCCGCACCCTGGTGCGGGCCGAGGTGCCCGAGATCGAGATCGGCCGGTACGCGGTCGACCTGCGCTCGCTGTCGCACGGCACGGCGCGCTTCCACCGGGCGTACGCCCGTCACGAGCCGATGCCCCAGCAGGTTGCCGAGAGAGTCCGGCAACAGACGTAG
- a CDS encoding HIT family protein produces the protein MLTGMTSEPEQQIGVGTQDSFQRLWTPHRMAYIQGENKPTGPGADDGCPFCSIPAKSDEDGLVVRRGEHVYAVLNLYPYNGGHLMTVPYRHVADYTDLTVAETAELAELTKQAMTALRTASGAHGFNIGMNQGGVAGAGIAAHLHQHIVPRWGGDTNFMPVVGHTRVLPQLLADTRKMLADAWPAGH, from the coding sequence ATGCTGACTGGCATGACGAGTGAGCCGGAGCAGCAGATCGGAGTGGGGACGCAGGACTCGTTCCAGCGCCTGTGGACGCCCCACCGGATGGCCTACATCCAGGGTGAGAACAAGCCGACCGGCCCCGGGGCCGACGACGGCTGCCCGTTCTGCTCGATCCCGGCGAAGTCGGACGAGGACGGTCTGGTCGTCCGGCGCGGTGAGCACGTGTACGCGGTGCTCAACCTGTACCCGTACAACGGCGGCCACCTGATGACCGTGCCCTACCGGCACGTGGCCGACTACACCGACCTGACCGTCGCGGAGACCGCCGAGCTCGCCGAGCTGACCAAGCAGGCGATGACCGCGCTGCGCACCGCGTCCGGCGCGCACGGCTTCAACATCGGCATGAACCAGGGCGGCGTGGCGGGGGCCGGCATCGCCGCCCACCTGCACCAGCACATCGTGCCCCGCTGGGGCGGCGACACGAACTTCATGCCGGTGGTGGGACACACGCGCGTGCTGCCCCAACTCCTCGCCGACACCCGCAAGATGCTCGCGGACGCCTGGCCGGCCGGACACTGA